The Scomber japonicus isolate fScoJap1 chromosome 9, fScoJap1.pri, whole genome shotgun sequence genome includes a region encoding these proteins:
- the LOC128364911 gene encoding transmembrane protein 252-like, with protein sequence MNVKNHICSLVRMVLPGIGFALICMGAYLVSVENDSENTWSLIPSYIMIVTGFLVVLVGVFWTICHSIKSKLPLTQRGGPQQHFQVYTIERPSSFPPSYEESQGSHISLDTVPEFVVMSEEGVHVVINMAPPLYSQDSSEVPDCTWSWEQPPSYSQVAQMLQEQVDAEEQIETLSGR encoded by the exons ATGAATGTGAAGAACCACATATGTTCTCTGGTCCGTATGGTCCTGCCTGGCATCGGATTTGCATTGATATGCATGGGGGCCTACCTGGTGTCCGTGGAGAACGACTCAGAGAACACTTGGAGCCTCATCCCTTCATATATCATGATTGTGACCGGCTTCCTTGTGGTCCTCGTTGGGGTCTTCTGGACCATCTGCCACAGCATAAAGAGCAAGCTACCCCTAACCCAGAGAGGTGGACCCCAACAGCATTTCCAGGTTTATACCATTGAAAG ACCCagctccttccctccatcttatGAGGAGTCCCAGGGCAGCCATATCTCTTTGGATACAGTCCCTGAGTTTGTGGTCATGAGTGAAGAGGGGGTGCATGTAGTGATAAACATGGCTCCTCCGCTCTACAGCCAGGACAGCTCAGAGGTCCCAGACTGCACATGGAGCTGGGAGCAGCCTCCAAGTTACAGTCAGGTGGCTCAAATGCTGCAGGAACAGGTGGATGCAGAAGAGCAGATAGAAACTTTGTCTGGACGCTGA